The following proteins come from a genomic window of Triticum aestivum cultivar Chinese Spring chromosome 6A, IWGSC CS RefSeq v2.1, whole genome shotgun sequence:
- the LOC123130725 gene encoding B-box zinc finger protein 21: MKVQCDVCAADGASVFCCADEAALCDACDRRVHRANKLAGKHRRFSLLNPSPSSASPSQMPPPLCDICQEKRGFLFCKEDRAILCRECDVSVHTASELSMRHARFLLTGVRVSSEPAASPAPPPSEEENTSSHCCSGDDDAHGASSGSSISEYLTKTLPGWHVEDFLVDDATAAAAAAASAGFSSGGSYQGVAPNFAVHDAGYPAGWMRQEHWVPQMYTELAGGKRSRTSAASPHW, from the exons ATGAAGGTGCAGTGCGACGTGTGCGCGGCCGACGGGGCCTCCGTCTTCTGCTGCGCCGACGAGGCCGCGCTCTGCGACGCCTGCGACCGCCGCGTGCACCGCGCCAACAAGCTCGCCGGCAAGCACCGCCGCTTCTCGCTGCTCAACCCGTCGCCGTCGTCCGCGTCGCCGTCGCAGATGCCGCCGCCTCTCTGCGACATCTGCCAG GAGAAGAGGGGCTTCTTGTTCTGCAAGGAGGACAGGGCGATCCTGTGCCGGGAGTGCGACGTGTCGGTGCACACGGCCAGCGAGCTCAGCATGCGCCACGCCCGCTTCCTGCTCACCGGCGTGCGGGTCTCCTCGGAGCCGGCCGCCTCCCCCGCGCCCCCGCCGTCGGAGGAGGAGAACACGAGCAGCCACTGCTGCAGCGGCGACGACGACGCGCACGGcgccagcagcggcagcagcatctCCGAGTACCTCACCAAGACGTTGCCCGGGTGGCACGTGGAGGACTTTCTGGTCGACGACGCcaccgcggcggccgccgccgccgcttccgccggCTTCTCTTCAGGCGGATCGTATCAG GGAGTAGCTCCCAATTTCGCGGTGCACGACGCTGGCTACCCGGCGGGGTGGATGAGGCAGGAGCATTGGGTGCCGCAGATGTACACGGAGCTGGCCGGCGGCAAGAGATCCCGGACTTCGGCTGCCAGTCCGCACTGGTGA